The following proteins are co-located in the Vigna angularis cultivar LongXiaoDou No.4 chromosome 2, ASM1680809v1, whole genome shotgun sequence genome:
- the LOC108327529 gene encoding uncharacterized protein LOC108327529 gives MEEQSTRYLIRELQAQIEAQAQTIQAQAHAQQEMRRRHEEEMGALRAKREPPERSASNRGNANEASHNHANRNGRARREPTPLQTARPTSLLPFTATIMQTPMPEKTPPVLDKYDGSADPDNHLRTFGNAMAFYTDSDPIMCRAFSLSLKEEALEWYNTLPPNTVDCFATVENLFRRQYASNRKHEVTPVNLVNTKQEKGETLKAFMKRYTETARRVREIDQSFIINNLASCMRPGYFAEKLYARPPKTMEELQERAAEFIRMEEMEEM, from the coding sequence ATGGAGGAGCAGAGCACCAGATATTTAATAAGAGAGTTACAAGCCCAGATTGAGGCACAGGCGCAGACTATACAAGCGCAGGCGCATGCGCAGCAAGAGATGCGGCGGAGGCATGAGGAGGAGATGGGGGCGCTAAGGGCCAAACGAGAACCTCCCGAGCGGTCCGCCTCGAATCGAGGGAATGCTAATGAGGCAAGCCATAATCACGCCAACCGAAACGGTCGGGCTAGAAGGGAACCAACACCCCTGCAAACTGCTCGACCTACCAGTTTATTACCCTTCACGGCGACCATCATGCAAACCCCAATGCCAGAAAAGACTCCCCCCGTGTTGGATAAGTATGATGGTTCAGCTGATCCGGATAATCACTTAAGGACGTTCGGCAATGCAATGGCATTCTATACAGACAGCGACCCGATCATGTGTAGAGCCTTCTCGTTATCACTTAAGGAAGAGGCATTAGAATGGTATAACACTCTTCCTCCCAacacagtggattgcttcgcTACTGTGGAAAACCTCTTTAGGAGACAATACGCATCCAATCGGAAACATGAGGTAACACCGGTGAATTTAGTAAATACTAAGCAGGAGAAaggagaaactttgaaggcTTTTATGAAGAGGTATACTGAAACCGCACGACGGGTTAGAGAGATAGATCAatcttttattatcaataatttgGCTTCGTGTATGAGACCAGGATATTTTGCGGAAAAATTGTATGCACGACCGCCAAAAACTATGGAGGAGCTCCAAGAGCGAGCAGCTGAGTTCATCCGtatggaggaaatggaggaaatGTGA